The Lytechinus pictus isolate F3 Inbred chromosome 15, Lp3.0, whole genome shotgun sequence genome contains a region encoding:
- the LOC129278304 gene encoding roundabout homolog 2-like: MDTCLFSSVFRLLLTTILISRCTCSAELVVAESPSDIVVALGFPAVFHCSGQYNPHMESLYTIVEWKHNNVVITPGGRFHVFSNGTLDIKRTEIGDAGNYSCKLTIEDAYGVVRDTQTLPAAWLYFAFLDDIFYQPTNMTVVDLQSAPAYFQCITGDSLPLATISWEKDGVPLVDDQDNVVIYSSQFGDQNSLKVSGTLQINNVRSVHAGHYRCVVTNPYLPDHPARSWPATLTVGPNPGAPYVSLAPTSQVVAMGQAAIFPCVILGDPAPAITWLEEGAATNIVNSTEVQVLLNGSLRFSSVTQAQEGSYVCTGTSMLGTVSAPSVTLFSASMDWSFVIEPTDLDVLEGSPSTFFCRPPFSRPAANVTWYKDSLLYTPRTGAQILSK; encoded by the exons ATGGATACTTGTCTTTTTAGCTCAGTCTTCAGACTTCTTTTGACCACCATACTGATTtcaagatgtacatgtagtgcagAATTag TAGTCGCAGAATCCCCTTCGGACATAGTTGTTGCCCTGGGTTTTCCCGCCGTGTTCCACTGCTCGGGGCAATACAATCCACACATGGAGTCGCTCTATACGATAGTGGAATGGAAGCACAACAATGTGGTTATCACTCCCGGTGGGCGCTTTCACGTCTTCTCAAACGGAACGCTCGACATCAAAAGGACAGAGATCGGGGATGCTGGAAACTATAGCTGTAAGTTGACGATCGAAGATGCATACGGCGTTGTGAGGGATACCCAAACTTTGCCGGCTGCATGGCTCTACTTTGCCT TTCTTGATGATATCTTTTACCAGCCAACCAACATGACGGTGGTTGACCTGCAGTCCGCACCTGCTTACTTTCAGTGTATCACCGGTGATAGTTTGCCACTAGCCACTATCAGCTGGGAAAAAGATGGTGTGCCATTGGTCGAT GACCAAGACAACGTGGTCATCTATTCTTCCCAATTTGGAGACCAAAATTCTCTCAAGGTGTCTGGAACACTCCAAATCAACAATGTCCGTTCGGTCCATGCCGGTCACTACCGATGCGTGGTCACCAATCCCTACCTGCCTGACCACCCAGCAAGGAGTTGGCCAGCCACTCTAACCGTTGGAC CCAATCCTGGTGCTCCATATGTCAGCCTCGCCCCGACCAGTCAGGTAGTAGCGATGGGGCAAGCGGCCATCTTTCCTTGTGTCATCCTCGGCGATCCTGCCCCAGCCATCACCTGGCTCGAGGAAGGAGCAGCTACGAACATTGTGAACTCCACCGAGGTCCAGGTCCTCTTAAACGGTTCCCTGAGGTTCTCGTCAGTCACCCAAGCCCAGGAGGGTAGCTATGTGTGCACCGGGACCAGCATGCTTGGGACTGTGTCCGCCCCCAGCGTCACACTTTTCTCAGCGA GTATGGACTGGAGCTTTGTGATAGAGCCCACTGATCTTGATGTCCTAGAGGGGTCACCTTCGACCTTCTTCTGCCGGCCGCCATTCAGCCGACCTGCAGCCAACGTCACATGGTACAAGGACTCTCTCCTCTACACCCCACGAACAGGAGCGCAGATATTGAGTAAGTAG